ATTTGAGCGAACCGGGCAAAACAATCACTTGATCATAGCCTTCTTTTCCCAATTCACGCCCGATACGCCAACGTTTTCTCAATTCCAACGCGCCATGTCCAAACGGGTTTTCCATCACACGGTTGATTTCAGGCATGCGCTCAAATACGGCCATCGACCATTTGGGCGCAAAAGCATCAATGGTGCAGCCGGGATACAGCTCATGCAAACGGCGATAAAGCGGTTGGGTCATGACGCAGTCGCCAATCCAGCTTGGGGTAATAATCAGGATTCTTTTGGACATAATGGAATGTGTTTTTAATTTTGGCTTATTGTAATACGATTTTTAAAAGGCCGTCTGAAACTCGGTTTAATCGCCTAGATTAAACTGTATCAGTTGATAGTATTCAATATCTTCCCGAGCTTTTTTGGAAAAAGTTAATCTCCAAATAGCCTTACGTGCAGCCTTATCTAATCGGGAATAACCGCTGCTTTTAACAATTTTTGCTGTATCAACCTTTCCTCCTGCTATATGTAATTCCATAACGACAGAGCCTTCTTCTCCATTTTCTGCTGATAGAGCGGGATATCCTGGAAGATAAATCTGAGCAATATTCACCATTGCCTGTTTCTCAGAAATAATAAAAAATTGGGCAATGCTGGGAATGTTGACTTTGATATTGGTCTGTTCCTCGGATACTTTATGTAAACAATCCAATAAAGGCTCACCTATTAAATCCGATTTAATATACGGATTATTGTTCCATCGTTTAAACCCATCAGGATCAATTGCTGCACATT
This region of Neisseria subflava genomic DNA includes:
- a CDS encoding energy transducer TonB; its protein translation is MKQILLAAVMLSISGLAFSESIEELERRPLNMLKTLGLSVEAQKGFVWAIVPVDETGKVGKAVWSKEGEVSSEFMELAKQKIASFKRFKPKWAYAHTLAGYHEKLLKVQKQKCAAIDPDGFKRWNNNPYIKSDLIGEPLLDCLHKVSEEQTNIKVNIPSIAQFFIISEKQAMVNIAQIYLPGYPALSAENGEEGSVVMELHIAGGKVDTAKIVKSSGYSRLDKAARKAIWRLTFSKKAREDIEYYQLIQFNLGD